From the Gallaecimonas kandeliae genome, one window contains:
- a CDS encoding PspC domain-containing protein — protein sequence MRERWYRDTTQKLLFGVCAGLAPVIGLDKAWVRLAALVALLISPLTTVVIYGVAVWLLPVKPYLEGEWQRKS from the coding sequence ATGCGTGAGCGCTGGTATAGGGATACTACCCAGAAATTGCTGTTCGGCGTCTGTGCCGGCCTGGCACCTGTAATTGGCCTGGACAAGGCCTGGGTCAGGCTGGCCGCCCTGGTGGCGCTGCTGATCTCCCCTCTGACCACGGTCGTCATCTACGGCGTTGCCGTCTGGCTGCTGCCGGTCAAACCCTACCTGGAGGGCGAATGGCAAAGAAAATCCTGA
- a CDS encoding enoyl-CoA hydratase-related protein, translating into MTEFVTTALEDGVLVVKLARADKKNALTQAMYSALTDALSQAESDLAVKAVLLQGNDQVFCAGNDLEDFLSLKDLGQDSPILRFLTTLVRFKKPLLAAVAGPAVGIGTTVLLHCDLVVAQQGARFQLPFVALGLCAEAGSSVLLAQRVGQAKANEWLLTGKAYSSEEALAQGLINQVVEKDVCATGLAMAKQLAQLPSDALVTTKALIRAPFQAEAEKAIFDEAREFVRLLQGDECKGAIRAFFSRR; encoded by the coding sequence ATGACTGAATTCGTCACTACTGCGCTGGAAGACGGCGTCCTGGTGGTCAAACTGGCCAGGGCCGACAAGAAAAACGCCCTGACCCAGGCCATGTACAGTGCCCTGACCGACGCCCTAAGCCAAGCCGAGTCCGACCTGGCTGTCAAAGCCGTGCTGCTGCAGGGTAACGATCAGGTGTTCTGCGCCGGCAACGATCTGGAAGATTTCCTGAGCCTCAAGGATCTGGGGCAGGACAGCCCCATACTGCGTTTCCTGACCACCCTGGTGCGCTTCAAGAAACCGCTGCTGGCCGCCGTCGCAGGCCCTGCCGTCGGCATAGGCACCACAGTGCTGCTGCACTGCGATCTGGTCGTGGCCCAGCAGGGCGCCCGCTTCCAGCTGCCCTTCGTGGCCCTGGGGCTCTGCGCCGAAGCCGGCTCCAGTGTGCTGCTGGCCCAGCGTGTCGGCCAGGCCAAGGCCAACGAGTGGCTGCTGACCGGCAAGGCCTACAGCAGCGAAGAGGCCCTGGCCCAGGGCCTTATCAACCAGGTAGTGGAAAAGGACGTCTGCGCTACCGGCCTTGCCATGGCCAAGCAGCTGGCCCAGCTGCCCAGCGACGCCCTGGTCACCACCAAGGCGTTGATCCGCGCCCCTTTCCAGGCCGAGGCGGAAAAGGCCATCTTCGACGAGGCCCGTGAATTCGTGCGCCTGCTGCAAGGGGATGAGTGCAAGGGCGCCATCCGCGCCTTCTTCAGCCGGCGCTAG
- a CDS encoding copper chaperone PCu(A)C → MKYAISTLLWLALATASVTASTALWAGELEVENPWVRLMPPGVATTAAYMKLRNQGSKAVTIQKVESTDAGKVMLHGYRNDGDKLHMVPMDSLTLAPGEVVSLEPGALHLMLMGLTHGLSEGQPLTLTLYYSDGQSQQILAEPRAPQ, encoded by the coding sequence GTGAAATACGCAATCTCGACGCTGCTGTGGCTGGCCTTGGCGACGGCCTCGGTGACAGCCTCTACGGCCCTCTGGGCTGGCGAGCTGGAAGTGGAAAACCCCTGGGTACGGCTGATGCCTCCCGGCGTGGCCACGACCGCGGCCTACATGAAACTGCGCAACCAGGGCAGCAAAGCGGTTACCATCCAGAAAGTGGAAAGCACGGATGCCGGCAAGGTGATGCTGCACGGTTACCGCAACGACGGTGACAAGCTGCACATGGTGCCCATGGACAGCCTGACCCTGGCCCCTGGCGAGGTGGTCAGCCTGGAACCCGGCGCCCTGCACCTGATGCTGATGGGCCTCACCCACGGCCTGAGTGAAGGTCAGCCCCTGACCCTCACCCTGTATTATTCGGACGGGCAGAGCCAGCAGATCCTGGCCGAGCCCCGTGCACCTCAATAA
- a CDS encoding DUF2333 family protein yields the protein MARGRIVTWSIVGLLLVGYLLGVYWSMEPDRFDVKAVTSQALAKDNLPDQTGSTLTTTVITIAQTLLDKPGGFISNDVLPPYVFLDNMPAWEFGNLELLRDTTLVMRNELSRSQSQSSEDKDLKEAQPLFNVDRRSWVMPRAESAYQNGINHLVAYRARLGKQGPDKAEFYARADNLKELLRLVEKRLGSYSQRLAASVGQESLDVPEGSDPKGADRVRTSWWQLDDVFYEARGYSWGLLHILKAAEVDFAPILENKHAEVSLRQIIRELESTQQTVWSPIILNGSGFGLLANHSLVMANYISRANAAVVDLEQLLDNG from the coding sequence ATGGCGAGAGGAAGAATCGTCACCTGGAGTATCGTCGGCCTGCTGTTGGTGGGTTACCTGCTGGGGGTTTACTGGTCCATGGAGCCTGACCGTTTCGACGTCAAGGCGGTGACCAGCCAGGCCCTGGCCAAGGATAACCTGCCCGACCAGACCGGCAGCACCCTTACCACCACCGTCATCACCATAGCCCAGACCTTGCTGGACAAGCCCGGTGGCTTCATCTCCAACGACGTCCTGCCCCCTTACGTCTTCCTGGACAACATGCCGGCCTGGGAATTTGGCAACTTGGAGTTGCTGCGCGACACCACCCTGGTGATGCGTAACGAGCTGTCCCGCTCCCAGTCCCAGTCCAGCGAGGACAAGGATCTCAAGGAAGCCCAGCCGCTGTTCAACGTGGACCGCCGCTCCTGGGTCATGCCGAGGGCCGAAAGCGCCTACCAGAACGGCATCAACCACCTGGTGGCCTACCGCGCCCGCCTCGGCAAGCAGGGCCCCGACAAGGCCGAGTTCTACGCCCGCGCCGACAACCTCAAGGAACTGCTGCGCCTGGTGGAAAAACGCCTGGGTAGCTACAGCCAGCGCCTGGCCGCCTCCGTGGGCCAGGAAAGCCTGGACGTGCCGGAAGGCAGCGACCCCAAGGGCGCCGACAGGGTGCGGACTTCCTGGTGGCAGCTGGACGACGTCTTTTACGAGGCCCGCGGTTACAGCTGGGGCCTGCTACATATCCTCAAGGCCGCCGAGGTGGATTTCGCGCCCATCCTCGAGAACAAGCATGCCGAGGTGAGCCTGCGCCAGATCATCCGTGAGCTGGAATCCACCCAGCAGACGGTGTGGAGCCCTATTATCCTCAACGGTTCCGGCTTCGGCCTGCTGGCCAACCATTCCCTGGTGATGGCCAACTACATCTCCAGGGCCAACGCCGCCGTGGTGGACCTGGAACAGCTGCTGGACAACGGCTAA
- a CDS encoding TIGR04219 family outer membrane beta-barrel protein, giving the protein MKKILLATALLGSLSVPAFADNVGIYAGIGQWQNNFSGNLLSEQVSVKDELGLKSADLTQWYVNIEHPVPVLPNLRLAYSNISESGNGQLTQNVDFDGNTYPAGTQIGSDLQIKMTDATFYYELWDTGGDLDLGLTARRMNGHARLSNDLVGSGEEKVDQWVPLVYVNARIDLPMTGFYAGAQGNGITYSGNRLTDFSAFVGYDFDITGPVDVGVQLGYRALELKLKDIGDFDADVKLDGAFANVTMHF; this is encoded by the coding sequence ATGAAAAAAATACTGCTTGCAACGGCCCTGCTGGGCAGCCTTTCCGTGCCCGCCTTCGCCGACAACGTCGGCATCTACGCCGGCATCGGCCAGTGGCAGAACAACTTCTCCGGCAACCTGCTGTCCGAGCAGGTCAGCGTCAAGGATGAGCTTGGCCTCAAGAGCGCCGACCTCACCCAGTGGTACGTCAACATCGAACACCCAGTGCCGGTGCTGCCCAACCTGCGCCTGGCCTACAGCAACATTTCCGAGAGCGGCAACGGCCAGCTGACCCAGAACGTCGATTTCGACGGCAACACCTATCCCGCCGGCACCCAGATCGGCAGCGATCTGCAGATCAAGATGACCGACGCCACCTTCTACTACGAGCTCTGGGACACAGGCGGCGACCTGGACCTGGGCCTGACCGCCCGTCGCATGAACGGCCACGCCAGGCTGTCCAACGACCTGGTGGGCAGCGGTGAAGAGAAGGTGGACCAATGGGTGCCCCTGGTCTACGTCAACGCCCGTATCGACCTGCCCATGACCGGCTTCTACGCCGGCGCCCAGGGCAACGGCATCACCTACAGCGGCAACCGCCTGACCGACTTCAGCGCCTTCGTCGGCTATGACTTCGACATCACAGGCCCAGTGGATGTGGGCGTGCAGCTGGGCTACCGCGCCCTTGAACTGAAACTCAAGGACATCGGCGACTTCGACGCCGACGTCAAGCTGGATGGCGCCTTCGCCAACGTCACCATGCACTTCTAA
- a CDS encoding GAF domain-containing protein: protein MNAARYAELSGLSLGAAGLAAAEATAAALDILAPLAPAEPLGHYRYQIPELGEGGACSLFGQLAEEPYDLRPILGGQTDANDALLARLNAAVEAITGQTQVDWLGLYPAKVNPAGEKVLVKFAYRGAPSRPEFPLTPEFAAISNNATVGLSGKGRLIQDVAAYLKEGGEYYTCDPKVQAELCIPLYDEAGNTIGILDAEAFSPHYFDDEKLGVFVGLALWTATQVG from the coding sequence ATGAATGCCGCCCGTTATGCCGAACTGTCCGGCCTGAGCCTGGGTGCCGCCGGCCTGGCCGCCGCCGAGGCGACCGCCGCCGCCCTGGACATCTTGGCGCCCCTGGCCCCGGCCGAGCCCCTGGGCCATTACCGCTACCAGATTCCCGAGCTGGGGGAAGGCGGTGCCTGCTCCCTGTTCGGCCAACTGGCCGAGGAACCTTACGACCTGCGCCCCATCCTCGGCGGCCAGACTGACGCCAATGACGCCCTGCTGGCCCGCCTCAACGCCGCCGTCGAGGCCATCACCGGCCAGACCCAGGTCGACTGGCTGGGTCTCTACCCCGCCAAGGTCAATCCGGCCGGTGAAAAGGTGCTGGTCAAGTTCGCCTACCGCGGCGCCCCTTCCCGCCCTGAATTTCCCCTGACGCCCGAGTTCGCCGCCATCTCCAACAACGCCACCGTCGGCCTGAGTGGCAAGGGCCGCCTGATCCAGGACGTGGCCGCCTACCTGAAAGAAGGTGGCGAGTACTACACCTGCGATCCCAAGGTGCAGGCCGAGCTCTGCATCCCCCTCTATGACGAGGCGGGTAACACCATCGGCATCCTGGACGCCGAGGCCTTCAGCCCCCACTACTTCGACGACGAGAAGCTCGGCGTCTTCGTGGGCCTGGCGCTGTGGACGGCAACCCAGGTTGGCTGA
- a CDS encoding diflavin oxidoreductase — MTQTLTLLSQALREQLTQLGSDDLRWLSGYLAGLADAKAPAGQVAQVAAPAASRRPLLVLYGSQTGNAEGIAQALAAAAEAAGIEVTLASMAGFKAKKLAGAQDMALVVSTHGDGEAPDDAHELHQLLGSKRAPDLSQARFAVLALGDSSYPLFCQTGKDFDERLAAAGGQRLFARIDADVEFAASAQAFQEALLSKLLAAPAQAAAVTAAPAVQAAAQPTRSNPLLAEVLAVHPLTLDAGHEVFHLELDAPGLQYQPGDALGIWPEQSEALVEAVLAATQLGADEPVSLDGKQLRLFDALKLKELTELHPQTVKALGLSEGQGQLPERIRTRSESLSAQQLIDALKPLVPRLYSIASAQREVGEEVHLTVALVAFDADGQSRFGAASGFVSRLQPGDVVRVYVQANNRFRLPAADKDVIMIGPGTGVAPFRAFLQEREAAEATGRNWLFFGSRYLRKDFLYQTEWQRWLAEGQLSRLSLAFSRDQAEKIYVQQRLKEEGSELWQWLEQGAHLYVCGSADPMAKDVHKALAELIETHGKTDGETYLNELRAQGRYLRDVY; from the coding sequence ATGACCCAAACACTGACCTTGCTGAGCCAGGCGCTCAGGGAACAATTGACCCAGCTCGGCAGCGACGATCTGCGCTGGCTGAGCGGCTACCTGGCCGGCCTGGCCGACGCCAAGGCCCCCGCCGGCCAAGTGGCCCAAGTCGCAGCCCCGGCCGCCTCCCGCCGCCCGCTGCTGGTGCTCTACGGCTCCCAGACCGGCAACGCCGAAGGCATAGCCCAGGCCCTGGCCGCCGCCGCAGAAGCGGCCGGCATCGAGGTGACCCTGGCTTCCATGGCCGGCTTCAAGGCCAAGAAACTGGCCGGTGCCCAGGACATGGCCCTGGTGGTGTCCACCCACGGCGACGGCGAGGCGCCGGACGACGCCCATGAGCTGCACCAACTGCTGGGCTCCAAGCGGGCTCCGGACCTGAGCCAGGCGCGCTTCGCCGTGCTGGCCCTGGGGGACAGCTCCTACCCGCTGTTCTGCCAGACCGGCAAGGACTTCGACGAGCGTCTGGCCGCCGCCGGTGGCCAGCGCCTCTTCGCTCGCATCGACGCCGATGTGGAGTTCGCCGCTTCTGCCCAGGCCTTCCAGGAAGCCCTGCTCAGCAAGCTGCTGGCGGCTCCCGCCCAGGCTGCTGCCGTGACCGCCGCCCCTGCCGTGCAGGCCGCCGCCCAGCCGACGAGGTCCAATCCGCTGCTGGCCGAGGTGTTGGCCGTGCATCCCCTGACCCTGGACGCCGGCCACGAGGTCTTCCACCTGGAGCTGGACGCTCCCGGCCTGCAATACCAGCCCGGCGACGCCTTGGGTATCTGGCCCGAGCAGAGCGAGGCCCTGGTGGAAGCGGTGCTGGCCGCCACCCAGCTCGGCGCCGACGAGCCGGTCAGCCTGGACGGCAAACAGCTGCGCCTCTTCGACGCCCTCAAGCTCAAGGAGCTGACCGAGCTGCATCCCCAGACCGTCAAGGCCCTGGGGCTCAGCGAAGGGCAGGGCCAGCTGCCGGAGCGTATCCGCACCCGCAGCGAGTCCCTGAGCGCCCAGCAACTCATCGACGCCTTGAAGCCCCTGGTGCCGCGCCTCTATTCCATCGCCTCCGCCCAGCGCGAAGTGGGTGAGGAAGTGCACCTGACCGTGGCCCTGGTGGCCTTCGACGCCGATGGCCAGAGCCGCTTCGGCGCCGCCTCCGGTTTCGTCTCCCGCCTGCAGCCTGGCGATGTGGTGCGGGTCTATGTGCAGGCCAACAACCGATTCCGCCTGCCGGCCGCCGATAAAGACGTGATCATGATAGGGCCCGGCACCGGCGTGGCCCCCTTCCGCGCCTTCCTGCAGGAGCGGGAAGCGGCTGAGGCCACAGGCCGTAACTGGCTCTTCTTCGGCAGCCGCTACCTGCGCAAGGACTTCCTCTACCAGACCGAGTGGCAGCGCTGGCTGGCAGAGGGGCAGCTGAGCCGCCTGAGCCTGGCCTTCAGCCGCGACCAGGCCGAGAAGATCTATGTCCAGCAGCGCCTCAAGGAAGAGGGAAGCGAGCTCTGGCAATGGCTGGAGCAGGGAGCCCACCTCTACGTGTGCGGCAGCGCCGACCCCATGGCCAAGGACGTGCACAAGGCCCTGGCCGAACTCATCGAGACCCACGGCAAGACCGATGGCGAAACCTATTTGAATGAACTGCGCGCCCAGGGCCGCTACCTGAGGGATGTTTACTGA
- the cysI gene encoding assimilatory sulfite reductase (NADPH) hemoprotein subunit: MASPNERIKKDSQHLRGTLAESLGDGHTGALRANDTQLSKFHGFYQQDDRDVRAERAKRKLEPLYSFMLRARVPGGVVTPQQWLVIDRLGRELSGGSVRLTTRQTFQYHGILKEGLKPLIQGLHSALLDSIAACGDVNRNVLCNTNPVDSSLHAEVYRQTVLLSEHLLPGTRAYHEIWLDEEKVAHSEEPIYGDTYLPRKFKTAVAIPPHNDVDVYANDLGFVAIAENGKLRGYNVLVGGGMGTTHGDTATYPRAASALGFISPEQMNVVAEAVLTTQRDFGNRDDRKNARLKYTLDRLGVDAFRAEVEKRSGVTFLPEVPVVFTQQGDRFGWVQGIDGKEHLTLFVPEGRLIDKGEQRWLEGLRAIAQVHQGDFRMTANQNLIIAGVPQAQKAQIDALVAEYGLKVPTSRLRENAMACVALPTCGLAMAEAERYLEDFVAKVQTLLDEVGLGDQDIVTRITGCPNGCARPFLAEIGLVGKAPGRYNLYLGADGRGLRVNKLYRENQTEAEILAELKPVLARYKAEGLEAERFGDFVVRGGIVKEVRDAQVDFHA, encoded by the coding sequence ATGGCCTCTCCCAACGAACGTATCAAGAAAGACAGCCAGCACCTGCGTGGCACCCTGGCCGAGAGCCTGGGTGACGGCCACACCGGCGCCCTGCGCGCTAACGACACCCAGCTGTCCAAGTTCCACGGCTTCTACCAGCAGGACGACCGCGACGTCCGCGCCGAGCGGGCCAAGCGCAAGCTCGAGCCCCTCTACAGCTTCATGCTGCGTGCAAGGGTGCCGGGCGGCGTGGTCACCCCACAGCAGTGGCTTGTCATCGACCGCCTCGGCCGGGAGCTCAGTGGCGGCAGCGTGCGCCTGACCACCCGCCAGACCTTCCAGTACCACGGCATTTTGAAGGAAGGCCTCAAGCCCTTGATCCAGGGGCTGCACAGCGCCTTGCTGGACTCCATCGCCGCCTGCGGCGACGTCAACCGCAACGTGCTCTGCAACACCAACCCCGTGGACTCCAGCCTGCACGCCGAGGTCTACCGCCAGACTGTTTTGCTGTCCGAGCACCTGCTGCCGGGCACCCGCGCCTACCATGAGATCTGGCTGGACGAGGAGAAGGTGGCCCATTCGGAAGAGCCCATCTACGGCGATACCTACCTGCCCCGCAAGTTCAAGACGGCCGTGGCCATACCGCCCCACAACGACGTGGACGTCTATGCCAACGATCTGGGCTTCGTGGCCATCGCCGAGAACGGCAAGCTGCGCGGCTACAACGTGCTGGTGGGCGGCGGCATGGGCACCACCCATGGCGACACCGCCACTTACCCCCGTGCCGCCAGCGCCCTGGGCTTCATCAGCCCGGAGCAGATGAACGTAGTGGCCGAAGCCGTGCTCACCACCCAGCGCGATTTCGGCAACCGTGACGACCGCAAGAACGCCCGCCTCAAGTACACCTTGGACCGCCTGGGCGTCGATGCCTTCAGGGCCGAGGTGGAAAAGCGCAGCGGCGTCACCTTCCTGCCGGAGGTGCCTGTTGTCTTCACCCAGCAGGGTGACAGGTTCGGCTGGGTGCAGGGCATAGACGGCAAGGAACACCTGACCCTCTTCGTGCCCGAAGGCCGTCTCATCGACAAGGGCGAGCAGCGCTGGCTGGAAGGGCTGAGGGCCATAGCCCAGGTGCACCAGGGCGATTTCCGCATGACCGCCAACCAGAACCTCATCATCGCCGGCGTCCCCCAGGCGCAAAAAGCCCAGATTGACGCCCTGGTGGCCGAATATGGCCTCAAGGTGCCCACCAGCCGCCTGCGTGAAAACGCCATGGCCTGTGTGGCCCTGCCCACCTGCGGCCTGGCCATGGCCGAGGCCGAGCGTTACCTTGAGGACTTCGTGGCCAAGGTGCAGACACTGCTGGACGAAGTGGGGCTGGGGGACCAGGACATCGTCACCCGCATCACCGGCTGCCCCAACGGCTGCGCCAGGCCCTTCCTGGCCGAAATAGGCCTGGTGGGCAAGGCCCCCGGCCGCTACAACCTGTACCTGGGCGCCGATGGCCGCGGCCTGAGGGTCAACAAGCTGTACCGCGAGAACCAGACCGAGGCCGAGATCCTGGCCGAACTCAAACCGGTGCTGGCCCGTTACAAGGCAGAGGGCCTGGAGGCGGAGCGCTTCGGCGACTTCGTGGTCCGCGGCGGCATAGTCAAAGAGGTGAGAGATGCCCAAGTCGATTTTCACGCCTGA
- a CDS encoding phosphoadenylyl-sulfate reductase, whose protein sequence is MPKSIFTPDDQALLESLDARGRVRWALDNLDGHFALSSSFGIQSAVMLHLVSTEAPGIPVIFIDTGYHFPETYGFVDRLTERLGLNLKVYGPRTSAAWQEVRFGKRWEQDLAGIEAYNQDNKVEPMQRALDELQVQNWFAGLRRQQSGSRAERAVLEVQDGRTKVYPLIDWSNRDVHQYLTANGLPYHPLWEQGYVSVGDWHSTVPLSEGMLEEDTRFGGLKRECGLHG, encoded by the coding sequence ATGCCCAAGTCGATTTTCACGCCTGACGACCAGGCGCTGCTCGAGTCCCTGGACGCCAGGGGCCGGGTGCGCTGGGCGCTGGACAACCTCGACGGCCACTTCGCCCTGAGCTCCAGCTTCGGCATCCAGAGCGCCGTCATGCTGCACCTGGTCAGCACAGAGGCGCCGGGGATACCGGTGATCTTCATCGACACCGGCTACCACTTTCCAGAGACCTACGGCTTCGTGGACCGGCTCACAGAGCGGCTCGGCCTCAACCTCAAGGTCTACGGCCCCAGGACCTCCGCCGCCTGGCAGGAGGTCCGTTTCGGCAAGCGCTGGGAGCAGGATCTCGCCGGCATCGAGGCTTACAACCAGGACAACAAGGTCGAGCCCATGCAGCGGGCCCTGGATGAACTGCAGGTGCAAAACTGGTTCGCCGGCCTGCGGCGCCAGCAGTCCGGCAGTCGCGCCGAGCGCGCCGTGCTGGAGGTACAGGACGGCCGCACCAAGGTCTATCCGCTCATCGACTGGAGCAACCGCGACGTGCACCAGTACCTGACGGCCAACGGCTTGCCCTACCACCCGCTCTGGGAACAGGGCTATGTGTCGGTGGGGGACTGGCACTCCACAGTGCCGCTGTCCGAAGGCATGCTGGAGGAAGACACCCGCTTCGGCGGCCTCAAGCGCGAATGCGGCCTGCACGGGTGA
- the cysG gene encoding siroheme synthase CysG, with protein MHDFPLFLDLHGKAVLVVGGGQVAWRKVQALHKAGAEVRVVALELCPELAASGAAHLAEAFDPAQLDDVWLAIAATDDGELNATVAQAANERRLWVNVVDQRELCSAIVPAVVDRKPVTIAISSDGQAPVLARRIREQLEAQTPQWTGALAALLGRLRDKVAQRFVSFDERRRFYEALLDSDVSQDLAANDAGKAEAKALVQLEQGAVQPGWLKLVGAGPGDPDLLTLKALQALQAADVVVYDRLVSEAVLDLARRDARFIPVGKEKGCHSVPQSEIEAILVREALAGQRVVRLKGGDPFVFGRGGEEVLAARAAGIGAEVVPGITAAAACSASSQVPLTHRGLANQMTLVTGHCQPGGDEPDWRALARAQSTLAVYMGLTQSSHIAAELVAGGLSPRTPVLVVENGTRPQERRFRTDLQGLSDTIATAQVQSPALLIVGDTVTLYQEAS; from the coding sequence ATGCACGATTTTCCGTTGTTTTTAGATCTGCACGGCAAGGCCGTACTGGTGGTGGGCGGTGGCCAGGTGGCCTGGCGAAAGGTCCAGGCCCTGCACAAGGCCGGCGCCGAGGTGCGGGTGGTTGCCCTCGAACTCTGCCCCGAGCTGGCGGCCAGCGGCGCCGCCCACCTCGCCGAGGCCTTCGATCCGGCCCAGCTGGACGATGTCTGGCTGGCCATAGCGGCCACCGACGACGGCGAACTGAACGCCACTGTGGCCCAGGCCGCCAACGAGCGGCGCCTCTGGGTCAACGTGGTGGACCAGCGCGAGCTCTGCTCGGCCATAGTGCCGGCCGTAGTGGACCGCAAGCCCGTGACCATCGCCATCTCCTCCGACGGCCAGGCCCCGGTGCTGGCCAGGCGCATCCGTGAACAGCTGGAGGCGCAAACGCCCCAGTGGACGGGCGCCCTGGCGGCCTTGCTGGGCCGGCTGCGCGACAAGGTGGCCCAGCGCTTCGTTTCCTTCGACGAGCGCCGCCGCTTCTATGAGGCCTTGCTGGACAGCGATGTCAGCCAGGATCTCGCCGCCAACGACGCCGGCAAGGCCGAAGCCAAGGCCTTGGTCCAGCTGGAACAGGGCGCCGTCCAGCCCGGTTGGCTGAAGCTGGTGGGGGCAGGCCCGGGGGACCCGGATCTCCTGACCCTCAAGGCCTTGCAGGCCCTGCAGGCCGCCGACGTGGTGGTCTATGACCGGCTGGTGTCCGAGGCGGTGCTGGATTTGGCCCGGCGCGACGCCCGCTTTATACCGGTGGGCAAGGAGAAGGGCTGCCATTCGGTGCCCCAATCCGAGATAGAGGCGATCCTGGTCCGCGAGGCCCTGGCCGGCCAGCGGGTAGTGCGCCTCAAGGGCGGTGACCCCTTCGTGTTCGGCCGCGGCGGCGAGGAAGTGCTGGCCGCCCGCGCCGCCGGCATCGGCGCCGAAGTGGTGCCCGGCATCACGGCGGCGGCGGCCTGTTCGGCCAGCAGCCAGGTGCCGCTGACCCACAGGGGCCTTGCCAACCAGATGACCCTGGTCACGGGCCACTGCCAGCCGGGCGGCGATGAGCCGGACTGGCGCGCCCTGGCCAGGGCGCAGAGCACCCTGGCCGTCTACATGGGCCTGACCCAGAGCAGCCATATCGCCGCCGAGCTGGTGGCGGGCGGCCTCTCCCCCCGCACCCCTGTGTTGGTGGTGGAGAACGGCACCAGGCCACAGGAGCGGCGCTTTCGCACCGATCTCCAGGGCTTGAGTGACACCATAGCGACAGCACAGGTACAGTCACCTGCACTGCTGATCGTCGGAGACACAGTGACCTTGTATCAGGAGGCATCATGA
- the cysD gene encoding sulfate adenylyltransferase subunit CysD — MTLSPHLQALEAESLHIIRETAAEFERPLMLYSIGKDSSVLLHLIRKAFLPGPVPFPVLHIDTGWKFQAMYEFRDKQAQKFGLDLKVVQHPDRLNPFEHGSRYTDVMKTEALKGELARGKYDAAFGGARRDEEASRAKERVFSHRDAFQRWEPRRQRPELWSHVNSALAKDESMRVFPLSNWTERDIWAYIQAEDIELVPLYFAAERPVVKRDGQLFMVDDARFRLEPGEVIERRKVRFRTLGCYPLTAAIESEAETLEQVLEELGQLGASERSGRLIDKDQAAAMERKKRQGYF; from the coding sequence ATGACCCTCAGCCCCCATCTCCAGGCCCTGGAAGCCGAGTCCCTGCACATCATCAGGGAGACGGCCGCCGAGTTTGAAAGGCCGCTGATGCTCTATTCCATCGGCAAGGACTCGAGCGTGCTGCTGCACCTGATCCGCAAGGCCTTCCTGCCGGGGCCAGTGCCTTTCCCAGTGCTGCACATCGACACCGGCTGGAAGTTCCAGGCCATGTACGAGTTCCGCGACAAGCAGGCCCAGAAATTCGGCCTGGATCTGAAAGTGGTGCAGCACCCGGACAGGCTCAATCCCTTCGAGCACGGCAGCCGCTACACAGACGTGATGAAGACCGAGGCCCTGAAAGGGGAGCTGGCCCGCGGCAAGTACGACGCCGCCTTCGGCGGGGCCCGCCGCGACGAGGAGGCCTCCCGTGCCAAGGAGCGGGTCTTCTCCCACCGCGACGCCTTCCAGCGCTGGGAGCCGCGCCGTCAGCGGCCCGAGCTGTGGAGCCACGTCAACAGCGCCCTGGCCAAGGACGAAAGCATGAGGGTCTTCCCCCTGTCCAACTGGACGGAGCGGGACATCTGGGCCTACATCCAGGCCGAAGACATAGAGCTGGTGCCCCTCTACTTCGCCGCCGAGCGGCCCGTGGTAAAGCGGGACGGCCAGTTGTTCATGGTGGACGACGCCCGTTTCCGCCTCGAGCCCGGCGAGGTGATCGAAAGGCGCAAGGTGCGCTTCCGCACTTTGGGCTGCTACCCGCTGACCGCCGCCATCGAATCCGAGGCCGAAACCTTGGAGCAGGTACTGGAGGAGCTGGGCCAGCTGGGGGCCAGCGAGCGCTCCGGCCGCCTCATCGACAAAGACCAGGCCGCCGCCATGGAACGTAAGAAACGCCAGGGGTACTTCTGA